The following coding sequences are from one Bifidobacterium sp. window:
- a CDS encoding LacI family DNA-binding transcriptional regulator encodes MSGATGRSGKRPSIFEVAKLAGVSHQTVSRVINHSPDVSVFTRTKVQSAIDKLGYRPSNSARALASHRSRTIGLIAGGVSFFGPISTIAAIESTARAHGLFLSIAMVDEARCTRKDFEDVCGTLIAQNVEAFIFITPTDIMFEAACNAKIPQPRVLVTSTHGAGVRSNSALRKLSGKNAAIVGVDQWYAMHEVATLLHRLGHRSAWYLAGPSEWRDASTRLAAWKQSCTEFSIDSKTIVTQSWDASEAYARINHLLEDSGERGASLPTVIVTANDNQAIGVTRALHEHGIRIPTDMSLVGFDDIPAADSLYPPLTTVQPHFEQLGRTATQEVLALLGEISGPATPRMRHGIGLIPATVVQRNSLAPAPRR; translated from the coding sequence ATGAGCGGTGCCACGGGTAGGAGTGGTAAACGCCCCTCCATATTTGAAGTAGCTAAACTCGCAGGTGTTTCGCATCAGACGGTGTCCCGCGTTATCAACCACTCTCCAGATGTGTCGGTTTTTACGCGGACCAAAGTGCAGAGCGCGATTGACAAACTTGGATACCGACCAAGCAATTCCGCTAGAGCTTTGGCTTCTCATCGTTCAAGAACCATTGGTCTGATCGCGGGCGGAGTCAGCTTTTTTGGCCCTATTTCGACGATCGCTGCCATTGAATCAACCGCACGAGCGCACGGCCTGTTCCTTTCCATAGCGATGGTCGATGAGGCGAGGTGCACGCGCAAGGACTTCGAGGATGTCTGCGGGACGCTGATTGCTCAGAACGTCGAGGCGTTCATCTTCATCACGCCAACCGACATCATGTTTGAGGCGGCCTGCAATGCTAAGATTCCCCAGCCGAGGGTTTTGGTCACGTCAACTCATGGGGCTGGCGTTCGTAGCAACAGTGCATTGCGTAAACTCTCCGGAAAGAATGCTGCCATAGTCGGGGTTGATCAATGGTATGCGATGCATGAAGTCGCCACTTTGCTGCATCGGCTTGGACATCGCAGCGCATGGTATCTGGCAGGGCCTAGTGAATGGCGTGATGCATCCACGCGTCTGGCTGCCTGGAAACAGAGCTGCACAGAATTCTCCATAGACTCAAAGACGATTGTCACACAAAGTTGGGATGCCTCAGAGGCGTATGCACGAATCAATCATCTCCTAGAAGACAGTGGTGAGCGTGGCGCGAGTCTGCCGACAGTCATCGTGACAGCAAACGACAATCAGGCGATTGGAGTCACACGCGCTTTGCATGAGCATGGTATCCGCATCCCCACAGATATGAGTTTGGTCGGATTCGACGATATTCCAGCTGCAGATAGTCTGTATCCGCCCTTGACCACCGTCCAACCCCACTTCGAACAGCTAGGAAGAACTGCGACGCAGGAGGTGCTGGCGTTGCTAGGGGAGATTTCCGGACCGGCCACGCCACGCATGCGGCATGGTATTGGTCTGATTCCGGCGACGGTTGTTCAGCGCAATTCGCTTGCGCCTGCACCAAGGCGATAA
- a CDS encoding ribonuclease HII: MATHVVPTLETEIALASQEYDVIIGLDEVGRGALAGPVMVGAVALRSIRLAHLDVTPGVADSKLLTAHKRESMINALESWSDSWAVGESSNTEIDEFGIMHALGMASLRAIADLESVLFARGEQSQKVAICAILDGSYDYISAVVDSFDAPDLRYPLDVVTKVKADQQCASVASASVIAKVTRDRVMVSLAKQAAYAPYGWDHNKGYGSLSHREAISRLGPQSTPSCELALMLNMRLISDLGHHRGARS, translated from the coding sequence ATGGCGACACATGTAGTACCCACATTAGAGACAGAAATAGCTCTCGCGTCCCAAGAGTATGACGTCATTATTGGTCTTGATGAGGTAGGTAGAGGTGCTTTGGCAGGCCCAGTTATGGTTGGGGCGGTGGCTCTTCGTTCGATTCGACTGGCACACCTCGATGTGACTCCTGGCGTTGCAGATTCGAAATTACTCACTGCTCATAAGCGTGAGTCAATGATCAATGCATTAGAAAGCTGGAGTGACTCTTGGGCTGTGGGGGAGTCTAGCAACACCGAGATCGATGAGTTCGGGATTATGCACGCGCTGGGAATGGCTTCGTTACGAGCTATCGCTGATTTAGAATCAGTGCTCTTTGCGAGGGGAGAACAGTCTCAGAAGGTTGCCATTTGTGCCATTCTCGATGGTTCATATGACTATATTTCAGCGGTCGTAGATTCTTTTGATGCGCCAGATTTACGATATCCTCTTGATGTAGTAACTAAGGTCAAAGCAGATCAGCAGTGTGCTTCAGTTGCCTCAGCTTCGGTAATTGCGAAGGTCACTAGAGATCGTGTCATGGTGTCATTGGCTAAACAGGCTGCTTATGCGCCATATGGCTGGGATCATAATAAGGGTTACGGCTCATTGTCGCATCGTGAGGCAATTTCTCGACTTGGTCCCCAGTCCACTCCATCGTGTGAGTTGGCACTTATGCTGAATATGCGGTTAATATCAGATTTAGGACACCATAGAGGAGCACGATCATGA
- the lepB gene encoding signal peptidase I, giving the protein MRSDGMNEHYEDSSSADNNQDARILSVADYGVNPDPQQESKPRRSRNRQKRPDSLLSWSEVLIWCGIPILVVIVIRTFLFGFYAIPSGSMLDTIHIGDRVITSQLVPTVAKLQRGDVIVFKDPAHWLNAGNSTAFGQSEYLIKRLIGMPGDTVECDGPGSPITINGVAVDEQSYIRPGVDPSAIAFKVTVSADHVFVLGDNRANSEDSRYHQDDGDDGLVPISDVVGVGLAIYWPIQHISTLNAHHQVFSSVPDESASAQ; this is encoded by the coding sequence ATGCGTTCTGACGGTATGAATGAACACTATGAAGATTCATCGTCAGCCGACAACAATCAGGATGCCCGTATACTCAGTGTTGCTGATTATGGCGTTAATCCTGATCCGCAACAGGAAAGCAAGCCTCGTCGTTCCAGGAATCGTCAGAAGCGCCCAGATTCATTGTTGAGTTGGAGCGAAGTATTAATTTGGTGTGGCATTCCGATTTTGGTGGTTATCGTAATCCGAACTTTCCTCTTTGGTTTCTACGCCATTCCCTCCGGCTCCATGTTAGACACCATTCACATAGGGGATCGTGTAATCACAAGCCAGCTGGTTCCAACCGTGGCCAAACTTCAACGTGGTGATGTAATCGTATTTAAGGATCCAGCACACTGGTTGAACGCTGGAAACAGCACTGCTTTTGGACAGAGTGAATATCTTATTAAACGATTGATTGGTATGCCAGGGGACACCGTTGAATGTGATGGGCCAGGATCACCAATTACCATCAACGGCGTGGCTGTTGATGAGCAAAGTTACATTCGGCCAGGCGTTGATCCTAGTGCTATCGCTTTCAAAGTAACGGTGAGTGCTGACCATGTGTTTGTGCTCGGCGATAACCGCGCGAATTCAGAAGACTCAAGATATCATCAGGACGACGGCGACGACGGATTAGTGCCAATAAGCGATGTTGTTGGAGTTGGTCTAGCAATTTATTGGCCGATACAGCATATTTCAACATTAAATGCCCACCATCAGGTTTTTTCATCAGTTCCTGATGAATCCGCCAGTGCTCAGTGA
- the rplS gene encoding 50S ribosomal protein L19 encodes MSAIQNFEAKQMKSAESIPDFRSGDTVEVNVNIKEGNNTRIQAFTGVVIARSGAGLRETFVVRKVSFGVGIERRFPLHSPQIDSIKLIRKGRVRRAKLYYLRDLRGKAARIAERRDNKA; translated from the coding sequence ATGAGTGCTATTCAGAATTTCGAAGCGAAGCAGATGAAGTCTGCAGAGTCCATCCCTGATTTTCGTTCCGGTGACACCGTTGAAGTCAACGTGAACATCAAGGAAGGCAATAACACACGTATCCAGGCTTTTACTGGTGTAGTGATTGCACGCTCTGGTGCTGGTCTGCGTGAGACCTTTGTGGTGCGTAAGGTGAGCTTTGGCGTCGGTATCGAGCGTCGTTTCCCACTGCATTCCCCACAAATCGACTCGATTAAGTTGATTCGTAAGGGTCGTGTGCGTCGCGCAAAGCTGTATTACTTGCGTGATCTTCGTGGTAAGGCCGCTCGTATCGCTGAGCGTCGTGATAATAAGGCCTGA